From Aspergillus luchuensis IFO 4308 DNA, chromosome 2, nearly complete sequence:
GTCCAGCGTAAACGCAGTGCCTTGGCAGCCCCCATGTTGCAATGGGTACTGCGTAGGATTGGGGAAGTGGCGGGAAGCAACATGCAAGTGATGAAGCCATGGCGGCCAGGCCACGACGATCGTGGCCGGACTCCATTCTTAAAGcgaagctggagctggaagacgcGCCGGGAATCTGCCGGAAACATGACGACATGTCACGTGGGGCGCATCCAGGAAATCCTCGGCGCCGCAGACGGGCCGAACTTGCTGGATGGGGATTAGCGCCCCTCTTCTGTCCGGGGGAGATTGAAGGGCCACAAGCTTGCTTCTTGAgctcctctctctcgccTACTAGTATGCTTGCTTCATGAGGCCAGGTGCCTCATCGGCCAGCTGTTCTTTTTGCtgtccttcccctctttcttctcttctcttgccTGACCGCCAGGGTCAAAGACAtgacatcatctccttccgTCGCGAGTGTCTAATTCCGGTTACGAATCCCTGATTGCCTGACACACTAGTGGGACCTGCGCCGATCGAGGTCGAATCCTCACAGCCATGGTTGCTCCCAGGAACGCCGCCTACGCGGAGGAGAGCGCGGAGGTCGAGGTGCTATACGCCAACCTCGAGAAGCTCAAACtcctgacgaagaagattcAAGGCTCTTTGAATCGCTTGGAAACCGGGGGCAATGTGGTGAAGCATGCGATCGGGCCAATCTACAGCAATACCCAATCGCTACAGAtcaccaacagcaacatAGATAAGGTCAATGAAGCCATTGAACGCCTCCGCCAGCCTCTGGATgccaagggaaaggaagaaggaattaTACGATCAAGGTATGCAGCATCTTCGCGGGTTCGGGCTTATTCAGGGAATGTTTGGCTGACATCTGTTCAGCCCCCAGACCGTCGGTTTGTCGCAATACCTCTCTGCTGTGAAGCGCGTGGAAAAGGCCTTGGTCGACCTCAACTCAACCAATCTACGATCGAACCAAAAAGCTATTTCCGAATTTACTTCTTTGCTGGTGCTTGGAAACTCCCAGCTCCAGGACATGCTCCGCGGCACACTGAGCGACTACGTTAATCCGATCGAACCATTACACTACTTAACTAAAGGTCGGTGTCTAGTACACAACCCTCACTCAGACATGAGATACTAATGATTTGCGCTTCACTGTAGAACTCTCATTCCCCTCGCTACCTGATGAAACTATCGCGGAGTTGGGCCCGGTATGTTCGGCTATCGGCTCTGCAGCGAGCTATGGGCCGCAACGGGGTGATGGCGGAAACCCCGCTCTCAAAATTTACGCCGATATTCGCGGACCATATATCACATCGAGCTTGCAGAACCTGGCCATAGCATCTCTCAATACTGTCAAACGACGGGCTGCCGACGGTCCCTACAGGCAAGGCACCAACGGTATCGGGATCTATTCCAACGCTTTAGAAAGCTTTATATATGCAGAACATGATATTCTCGTGCGGGTCTTTACAGGTGATCAACGGGGACTGGCTTTGCAGGCAACTTGCCGCTCCGCTTTGGGCGAATATGCGCAGACCTTGCGAGAGCTCAACCAGTATATCAGGGCAAACCTCATGACGGATTGCTTTTTGGCGTTCGAGATCATCGAGATTGTTACTGCCATGTCGTACCGGGTGGAGTCGAAAACAGGGGAGCTGAAAAGCCTATTCATCGAGGCTCTCAGGCCGGTTCGGGAGACGGCAAAATCGTCGCTTTCGGAGTTATTGGAGGAGACAAAACGCAAGGCCGCAGGGATTACCATGCTCCCGCCAGATGGCGGGTCAGTTCCCCTTGTCAATGAAGTCATGAGCTCCCTTACTACCCTGACGGGCTATTCGGGGCCGCTCGCATCGATCTTGACATCTCTGGGAGATGGAAACTGGCGGTCCACGACCAATGCAGCGCCCACGGCGCCCTTGGATGTCAGCCCGGACAGCATGACCCTTTTATCGCACTTCATACTCGATATGATCGAAGCTCTTATGATCGCCCTGGAAGCTCGAGGCCGAGCACTTCACCGCTCGAAGGCAGTCCAGGGCGTTTTCTTGTCCAACGTATTCTGTACAGTGGATCGCTCCATCCGTCAGAGTTCCGAGTTAGCCCGATACCTTGGCTCTGCCGACAGCATTGCACGAATCGACACATTCCGCAAACGGGCCACTTCGACGTATCTCGATGCATGGAAAGAAACTTCCCACTATCTTCTGGATGTGCAGTATACCTCTCGGGGCTCTGGCGGGTCAGCACGACCGGCATCTGGAGGTGTCGTCGACTCCGCCGCCATTGTTAAATCACTTTCATCTAAGGACAAGGACGCTATCAAAGACAAGTTCAAAGCTTTCAATGCTAGTTTCGATGAACTGGTGGGCCGCCACAAGGCACTGTATATGGAGCGGGAGGTGCGCGGGGTGCTGGCTCGGGAGGTCCAGGCTGTTCTCGAGCCACTCTATGCCCGATTCTGGGACCGCTATCATGAGATCGACAAGGGACGAGGCAAATATGTCAAATACGACAAGGGCAGTTTGTCGGCTCAATTGGCGGCgcttggatgaggatggaaatcttagatatataccTACCTTACCTTCTTATATTCCTAATGTGATAATATGTGTAAAAATAAAGTCCTCCCCCACGATTTGGGCGTCATGTGGTGATAAGCAACTCCGGCGATAACGTGACCGATAAGCGGAGACCCCGCCGCGTTCATCCACTCCACTAGAAATTTGCTGGTCATCCCGCACAACTTTCGCCTcgcccctcctccgccttttccccttttcctcttccctcaaTTCCTTCTACAATCTTCTCAATTCCTCGCGGCCAAGATGTCTGCCAGTAACGATGTCTACCAGACCCCTCTCAACTCGCGCTACTCCAGTAAGTCACCCGATAACACCTCGGGCGACCTCCTGCCCTCATAGTGCGATATCGGACTAACGGGACACCAATCTTCAGGCGACGAGATGAAatatctcttctctcccaggAACCGTTTCTCTACCTGGAGACAGCTGTGGCTCTGGCTCGCCGAGGCCGAGAAAGGTAAACCATACTGCCCATTGTCGTGCTTTTGTCACCCCGTTTCCGTTGCCCGACTAACCCGCACAGAGCTCGGTTTGCCGATCTCCGACGAAGCCATTGAGCAGATGAAGGCCCATCTCACTATTCAGGACGAAGAATTCAAGGTTgccgctgaggaggagaagcgtcGTAGACACGATGTCATGGCTCACGTTCACGCCTATGGCCAGGTCGCTCCTGCCGCTGCCGGAATCATCCACTGGGGCGCCACCTCCTGCTACTGCACCGACAACGCAGACTTGATTTTCCTTCGTGACGGActcgacatcctcatccccaagCTTGCTGTCGTCATTGACAAGCTGTCTGCCTTCGCTAAGCAGTACAAGGACCTGCCCTGCCTGGGTTTCACCCACGGACAGCCCGCTCAGCTTGTTACCGTCGGAAAGCGTGCCTCCCTGTGGATCCAGGACTTGCTCATGGACCTGAAGAATCTCGAGCGGGCTCGCGATGACCTGCGCTTCCGTGGTGTCAAGGGCACCACCGGTACTCAGGCCTCTTTCCTCCAGATCTTCGAGGGCAACCATGACAAGGTTGAGCAGTTGGATGAGCTGGTCACCGAGAAGGCCGGTTTCAAGTCTGCgtacatcatctccgcccaGACCTACTCTCGTAAGATTGATGTCGATGTTGGCAATGCCCTCGGCTCTTTCGGCTCTACCTGCGAGCGCATTGGCATTGACATCCGTCACTTGGCCATGctgaaggaggttgaggagcctTTCGAGAAGGACCAGATTGGTAGCAGTGCTATGGTGAGGAAAAAATTTCAAGGACCAATGAGAGCTACAGGAAATACTAACGTGGTTGGTCTGTGCAGGCTTACAAGCGTAACCCCATGCGGTCCGAGCGTCTGTGCTCTCTCGGAAGACACCTTCAGAACCTCCCCAAGGATGCTCTGGACACGTACTCCGCTCAGTGGTTCGAGCGCTCTCTCGTAAGTTTGCGAGATGTTTCTCGTTATCCGATTTCATTCATTAACGGCATGAACAGGATGACAGTGCTATCCGCCGTATCAGCATCCCCGAACTCTTCCTTTCGGCCGATGCCTGTCTCATCCTTTTGAGTGAGTTTTCAGCGCCTTTTCCACTCATCTCTCCCGATGCTGACAACTGTTAGACAACGTCACCTCAGGCTTTGTTGTTTACCCTGAAGTCATCAGACGCCATGTCAACGATGAGCTGCCCTTCATGGCCACGTAAGTTCCAGATGCCTCTAGCCCCATCTTGAAGCTCCAGCTAACCAAGAGACCAATTATAGTGAGAACGTAAGCCTTCCGCGTCCAGAACCGTGTCTTCCAATAATACTAACCATAGCATAAcagatcatcatggcctgtgTGAAGAAGGGTCTGTCCCGTCAGGACGCCCACGAGGAAATCCGTACGTCGCGCGGCCCCCAATCCAGTCCCACACTAGCTAGCCCTAACCTAACAACTTCTTGCGCTACAACAGGTGTCCTCTCCCACCAAGCCGCCGACAACGTCAAGAAGCTCGGCTTGAACAACGACCTGCTCGACCGCGTCCGTCGCACTGCTTTCTTCGCCCCCATCCTGGATGAGCTTGATGCTCTCCTTGACCCCAGCACCTTCGTCGGCCGTGCTCCCCAGCAGGTTGAGAAGTTCCTCTCCACCGAAGTGAAGGAGGCTCTCAAGCCCTACGAGGCCCAGGTCGCCAAGGCCGAGACCTCTGCCCTCTACGTATAGTTTCTTCCCGCACGCGCGCACATATAGACACGTCATGGAGTTATACCGAGCGGGTAGGCCGGACAGGAGCGAATTGgcgttttcttcctccacaatCTCCCTACACAAAAGCGAAATCTAGTCATGCGATATGCCAGCGAAATCTGTTCCAAGTACCTTGGTTTGACTAAAAACGGAAGAAAACTAGAAAGGCCGTTTTAGCAGATTCCAGCAGTCTAAAAGACCATGtgtatagataatataattgaTGAAATGATACGAGAAGTTAATAATGCATGTTGAGCACGTTCAATAAATATTCTCCTTGTTGGTCTCTATGTTTACAGTTTAAGTGACGTTACACGATGTACCTGTCCAGCGGAGAggtacatactacatacccATTGTACTTTCCGTCCCCTTATTGGAAGCCTAGAACGCAGTGGCAGGGaagttgctgctgcagcccCGACGGCCCAACCAGTCGGCTGTGGTAAAACAGAGTTTTGGCAGAACTCAAAACTGTGGGGAGAAATTTTACTGCAACATTGTATCTACAGGTCCCCAGGCTGTATTCAAAGACATGGTATGCAAaataaactactactactaaccaaGTGTGTGAATCTTTCCGGTTGCGGGTATCTGTGTTCTATAAATTCAGTGTAATGTATTGTGACTGGTTCAAGCGAGAAAACATAGACACagtagtagatgatgatgatgataaatgTCAATAACGCCTTGGCCATTTAAATACCAGACAAACAGATGTGATGTGTGGATGAAGCTGCGAGGTTACATGATGAAACAagatagaaagaagaaaaatgcaGTGAAATAGATATGAGGGTGCGCGATGTAATAAGGTAGAgcgaaagagaaagaaaaagaaagcgaagagaaagaagaagaagaaggagaagaaagagaagaaaaacgtAGGAATAAGGAAACACCTGTCCCATCCATCAAAAGCAATCTGGCTCGGAAATAATACTTCTCATGAGACGTCAAGGTTTGACAGATAAGACAATACAGCACAAGAAAAGCAGCGAAATATAGACACGCTGTCGGTCACTGTTGAGATGATGCATCGTGTATTTCAGAATACCTGAGGGGGATTTGGGTTAAATAGAGCGCACGTTTTAGGGACATCCAATACCGTAGTTAGCTTCGAAGGAACCTTTGAGCGGATGGCACAGCACCACTCCGTCATCAATTCAGAGCATAGCCAGCCAGTTGATAACCTAAGGGGCTGTTACTGAAAAGTACTTGGTGGCAAAATATGCAGAGCCtcactca
This genomic window contains:
- the ade13 gene encoding adenylosuccinase ADE13 (COG:F;~EggNog:ENOG410PIRI;~InterPro:IPR022761,IPR004769,IPR024083,IPR020557, IPR008948,IPR000362;~PFAM:PF00206;~go_function: GO:0003824 - catalytic activity [Evidence IEA];~go_function: GO:0004018 - N6-(1,2-dicarboxyethyl)AMP AMP-lyase (fumarate-forming) activity [Evidence IEA];~go_process: GO:0009152 - purine ribonucleotide biosynthetic process [Evidence IEA]), with amino-acid sequence MKYLFSPRNRFSTWRQLWLWLAEAEKGKPYCPLSCFCHPVSVARLTRTELGLPISDEAIEQMKAHLTIQDEEFKVAAEEEKRRRHDVMAHVHAYGQVAPAAAGIIHWGATSCYCTDNADLIFLRDGLDILIPKLAVVIDKLSAFAKQYKDLPCLGFTHGQPAQLVTVGKRASLWIQDLLMDLKNLERARDDLRFRGVKGTTGTQASFLQIFEGNHDKVEQLDELVTEKAGFKSAYIISAQTYSRKIDVDVGNALGSFGSTCERIGIDIRHLAMLKEVEEPFEKDQIGSSAMAYKRNPMRSERLCSLGRHLQNLPKDALDTYSAQWFERSLDDSAIRRISIPELFLSADACLILLNNVTSGFVVYPEVIRRHVNDELPFMAT
- the EXO70 gene encoding EXO70 family protein (BUSCO:EOG092612J3;~COG:U;~EggNog:ENOG410PIGT;~InterPro:IPR016159,IPR004140;~PFAM:PF03081;~go_component: GO:0000145 - exocyst [Evidence IEA];~go_process: GO:0006887 - exocytosis [Evidence IEA]), encoding MVAPRNAAYAEESAEVEVLYANLEKLKLLTKKIQGSLNRLETGGNVVKHAIGPIYSNTQSLQITNSNIDKVNEAIERLRQPLDAKGKEEGIIRSSPQTVGLSQYLSAVKRVEKALVDLNSTNLRSNQKAISEFTSLLVLGNSQLQDMLRGTLSDYVNPIEPLHYLTKELSFPSLPDETIAELGPVCSAIGSAASYGPQRGDGGNPALKIYADIRGPYITSSLQNLAIASLNTVKRRAADGPYRQGTNGIGIYSNALESFIYAEHDILVRVFTGDQRGLALQATCRSALGEYAQTLRELNQYIRANLMTDCFLAFEIIEIVTAMSYRVESKTGELKSLFIEALRPVRETAKSSLSELLEETKRKAAGITMLPPDGGSVPLVNEVMSSLTTLTGYSGPLASILTSLGDGNWRSTTNAAPTAPLDVSPDSMTLLSHFILDMIEALMIALEARGRALHRSKAVQGVFLSNVFCTVDRSIRQSSELARYLGSADSIARIDTFRKRATSTYLDAWKETSHYLLDVQYTSRGSGGSARPASGGVVDSAAIVKSLSSKDKDAIKDKFKAFNASFDELVGRHKALYMEREVRGVLAREVQAVLEPLYARFWDRYHEIDKGRGKYVKYDKGSLSAQLAALG